One genomic region from Haloprofundus salinisoli encodes:
- a CDS encoding acyl-CoA mutase large subunit family protein, with amino-acid sequence MYDEDELSEIREAHEEWSDETRDPVVDRFGERKDRFATVSNLEIDDIYTPEDVADLDYTEDLGFPGEKPYTRGVYPTMYRGRTWTMRQFAGFGTAEETNERFHYLIENGQTGLSTAFDMPSLMGKDSDDPLSDGEVGKEGVAVDTLRDMEVLFDGIDIGEVTTSFTINPSAPVVYAMYVALADQRGVSRNQIGGTFQNDMLKEFIAQKEWVIPPEPSLKLVTDTVEFAAAETPRIRPISISGYHIREAGSTAVQELAFTLADGFAYVEAAVERGLDVDEFAPQLSFFFNSHNSIFEEVAKFRAARRIYARVMEEWYDAEDEKSKQLKFHTQTAGQSLTAQQPLNNIVRVTIQALAGVMGGTQSLHTNSFDEALALPSEEAVRVALRTQQIIAEESGAADSIDPLAGSFMVEALTEEVEEKAMTYIEEIREMGDGSVRDGVLRGIDEGYFHREIQDASYEYQSRVEEGEEIVVGVNKYSMEEDTTLELLHVSEEVQKRQLSRLEEVKAERDDDAVEAALADLERAIEEGENVMPVLVDAVKTYVTMGEIMQVFEAKHGSYQEKVGLT; translated from the coding sequence ATGTACGACGAGGACGAGCTCTCCGAGATTCGGGAGGCCCACGAGGAGTGGTCCGACGAGACCCGCGACCCCGTAGTCGACCGATTCGGCGAGCGCAAAGACCGGTTCGCGACCGTCTCGAACCTCGAAATCGACGACATCTACACGCCCGAGGACGTCGCGGACCTCGACTACACCGAGGACCTGGGCTTCCCGGGCGAGAAGCCCTATACTCGCGGTGTGTACCCGACGATGTACCGCGGGCGGACGTGGACGATGCGACAGTTCGCCGGCTTCGGCACGGCCGAGGAGACGAACGAGCGCTTCCACTACCTCATCGAGAACGGCCAGACAGGGCTCTCGACGGCGTTCGACATGCCGTCGCTGATGGGGAAAGATTCCGACGACCCGCTCTCCGACGGCGAAGTCGGCAAGGAGGGCGTCGCCGTCGACACTCTGCGCGACATGGAGGTGCTGTTCGACGGCATCGACATCGGTGAGGTGACCACGTCGTTCACCATCAACCCCTCCGCGCCCGTCGTCTACGCGATGTACGTCGCCCTCGCCGACCAGCGCGGCGTCTCCCGCAACCAGATCGGCGGCACGTTCCAGAACGACATGCTCAAGGAGTTCATCGCGCAGAAGGAGTGGGTCATCCCGCCCGAGCCCTCGTTGAAGCTCGTCACCGACACCGTCGAGTTCGCCGCCGCCGAGACGCCGCGAATCCGTCCCATCTCCATCTCGGGCTACCACATCCGCGAGGCCGGCTCGACGGCCGTCCAGGAACTGGCGTTCACGCTCGCCGACGGCTTCGCCTACGTCGAGGCGGCGGTCGAACGCGGTCTCGACGTCGACGAGTTCGCGCCGCAACTCTCCTTCTTCTTCAACTCGCACAACTCCATCTTCGAGGAGGTGGCGAAGTTCCGCGCCGCCCGCCGCATCTACGCCCGCGTGATGGAGGAGTGGTACGACGCCGAGGACGAGAAGTCCAAGCAGTTGAAGTTCCACACCCAGACCGCCGGACAGTCGCTCACCGCCCAACAGCCGCTGAACAACATCGTCCGCGTGACGATTCAGGCGCTCGCGGGCGTCATGGGCGGGACGCAGAGCCTCCACACCAACAGTTTCGACGAGGCGCTGGCGCTGCCCTCCGAGGAGGCCGTCAGGGTCGCACTCCGCACCCAGCAGATTATCGCCGAGGAGTCGGGCGCGGCCGACAGCATCGACCCGCTGGCGGGGAGTTTCATGGTCGAAGCGCTCACCGAGGAAGTCGAGGAGAAGGCGATGACGTACATAGAGGAGATTCGGGAGATGGGCGACGGCTCCGTCCGCGACGGCGTGCTCCGCGGCATCGACGAGGGATACTTCCACCGCGAGATTCAGGACGCCTCCTACGAGTACCAGTCGCGCGTCGAGGAGGGCGAGGAGATCGTCGTCGGCGTCAACAAGTACTCGATGGAGGAGGATACGACGCTCGAACTGCTGCACGTCTCCGAGGAGGTGCAGAAGCGCCAACTCAGCCGGTTGGAGGAGGTGAAAGCCGAACGCGACGACGACGCCGTCGAGGCGGCGTTGGCGGACCTCGAACGCGCCATCGAGGAGGGCGAGAACGTGATGCCCGTCCTCGTCGATGCGGTGAAGACGTACGTGACGATGGGCGAAATCATGCAGGTGTTCGAGGCGAAGCACGGCAGCTATCAGGAGAAAGTCGGGCTGACGTGA
- a CDS encoding DUF7344 domain-containing protein has product MSSQEAAADTLMPETEETKALFDALTSPRRRHLIHALSAQPGPVTVEELAEEIHQREAEAGETTHPDQIAISLHHLHLPKLAARDFLEYNASRKEVTPTHETDDASYALASAGFNE; this is encoded by the coding sequence ATGAGTTCGCAAGAAGCTGCGGCAGACACCCTGATGCCCGAAACCGAAGAGACCAAAGCGTTGTTCGACGCGCTGACGAGCCCGCGTCGCCGCCACCTCATCCACGCGCTCTCGGCACAACCGGGCCCGGTCACGGTCGAGGAGCTGGCCGAGGAAATCCATCAGCGTGAGGCCGAGGCGGGGGAGACGACGCACCCCGACCAGATCGCGATCTCGCTGCATCACCTCCACCTCCCGAAACTCGCCGCCCGTGACTTCCTCGAATACAACGCCTCGCGCAAAGAGGTCACGCCGACCCACGAGACCGACGACGCGAGCTACGCGCTCGCGTCCGCCGGATTCAACGAGTAA
- a CDS encoding bacterio-opsin activator domain-containing protein, which yields MSDRLLVGQAASGASRPQRARILLAVSRDENRSLLAETLGSEHEIVEGRPEDVSPEEVDLCILDPQTLAKKDDAFEALKERAGSVHLPFLLVIPERNLSGSDVWRQISAQFPPGVDDLIRTPVSKAELRGRLQSLLRVRRQSASLGRQRERLDRLNRVNSVIREVNAALVGAKSREEVEERVCTRLSNAGPYCYVRICEPRATRDALTVSTEVGDLDDPPNPETTTNGDRSQATAAWRAFTDRETLAAELNPENAAEFYGETSSTWRQWADSGDVRGFACVPIRYRDTVYGVLEVYTTETDAFDEEERSVLDELGQTIGHTINAVESKRLLLTNGATEIELRIVDADDALLGLAAAANAELRLEGVTGTDPSVEFFTVTDGDVETFLERAADSEPIARQRLVRETDDGALVQLVFEEESIAETLTDLGTTVDTLVVDEHGATAVALLPQHGDVGTCMRGLRERYDDVGLRSRRQIERRPLTDEDFVSAAESDLTNRQRNVLKAAYLAGYFDQPRESSGKDVATSLDISSATFHQHIRAGERKLVSKLFDNVTFSGGT from the coding sequence ATGAGCGATCGACTTCTCGTCGGACAGGCCGCGAGTGGCGCGTCCCGGCCGCAGAGGGCGCGGATTCTCCTCGCGGTCAGTCGTGACGAGAACCGGTCACTGCTCGCCGAGACGCTCGGGTCCGAGCACGAGATCGTTGAGGGCCGACCCGAGGACGTGTCGCCCGAGGAGGTTGACCTCTGTATCCTCGACCCGCAGACGCTGGCGAAAAAAGACGACGCGTTCGAAGCGCTGAAGGAGCGCGCCGGATCGGTTCACCTGCCGTTTCTGCTCGTCATCCCCGAGCGGAACCTGAGCGGCAGCGACGTGTGGCGACAGATCAGCGCGCAGTTCCCGCCCGGCGTCGACGACCTGATTCGGACGCCGGTGTCGAAAGCCGAACTGCGCGGCCGCCTGCAGTCGTTGTTGCGCGTGCGACGGCAGTCCGCCTCCCTGGGAAGACAACGCGAGCGTCTCGACCGACTCAACCGCGTCAACTCCGTCATCCGGGAGGTCAACGCCGCGCTGGTCGGCGCGAAGAGCCGTGAAGAGGTCGAAGAACGCGTCTGCACTCGGCTCTCGAACGCCGGGCCGTACTGTTACGTCCGCATCTGCGAACCGCGGGCGACGCGCGACGCGCTCACCGTCAGCACGGAAGTCGGTGACCTCGACGACCCGCCGAACCCGGAAACGACGACGAACGGCGACCGCTCGCAGGCGACCGCCGCTTGGCGGGCGTTTACCGACCGGGAGACGCTCGCGGCCGAACTGAACCCCGAAAACGCCGCGGAGTTCTACGGCGAGACCTCCTCGACGTGGCGACAGTGGGCCGACAGCGGTGATGTCCGAGGCTTCGCCTGCGTGCCGATCAGGTATCGTGATACGGTGTACGGCGTGTTGGAGGTGTACACCACCGAGACCGACGCCTTCGACGAGGAGGAGCGGTCGGTGCTCGACGAGCTCGGACAGACCATCGGCCACACCATCAACGCCGTCGAGAGCAAGCGCCTGCTGTTGACGAACGGAGCGACGGAGATCGAGCTCCGAATCGTCGACGCCGACGACGCACTGCTCGGACTAGCCGCCGCAGCGAACGCCGAACTCCGGTTGGAGGGCGTCACGGGAACCGACCCCTCCGTCGAGTTCTTCACCGTCACCGACGGCGACGTCGAGACGTTTCTCGAACGCGCCGCCGATTCGGAGCCAATCGCCCGACAGCGACTCGTCCGCGAAACCGACGACGGCGCGCTCGTGCAGTTGGTCTTCGAGGAGGAATCGATCGCCGAAACGTTGACCGACCTCGGCACGACCGTCGATACGCTAGTCGTTGACGAGCACGGCGCCACCGCCGTCGCACTGCTGCCGCAGCACGGCGACGTCGGGACGTGCATGCGCGGGCTCCGCGAGCGCTACGACGACGTCGGCCTCCGCTCGCGGCGACAGATCGAACGCCGGCCGCTGACCGACGAGGACTTCGTCTCCGCCGCCGAGTCGGACCTGACGAACCGGCAGCGCAACGTCCTGAAGGCGGCGTATCTCGCCGGCTACTTCGACCAACCGCGGGAGAGTTCGGGGAAGGATGTGGCGACCTCGCTCGATATCTCGTCGGCGACGTTCCACCAGCACATCCGAGCGGGAGAGCGGAAACTCGTCTCGAAGCTGTTCGATAATGTTACATTTAGCGGCGGTACCTGA
- a CDS encoding ATPase domain-containing protein, translating to MEEGNHESPSRDAPAKERLSTGIEGLDDVLYGGFVPNRTYMVRGEPGAGKSILGMHFLRAGLEAGEDVLYINLEESTKNVTENAASLGLDLDGVDFLDLSPDSEYFARNLSYDIFSPDEVEGGSVTEEITNRVEELNPDRLFIDPLTQLRYLAPDDYQFRKQILSLMQFFNVQGSTVLFTAQATETRPDDDLQFICDGTLNLKRGDEKRTLAVTKFRGSDFRSGPHTLTINHGGIDIYLNKLPQTFDHEFESETISSGVPELDQMLNGGIERGTVTIITGATGVGKTTTGIQFMKEAAGRGERSVVYLFEENQRTLMERSDAVNIPVEQMLNRDALSINETRSLELSVDEFNERVRREVEEKGAEIVMIDGIIGYKFALLGENDKLTRNLHTLCKYLKKKGISVILINEVQDITGDFQVTDEGGLSYLADNILFLQHLEVNGEMRKVVGVLKKRTSDFERQLREFRITEYGVKIGEPLTGLRGILSGRPRQPDEELEP from the coding sequence ATGGAAGAGGGTAATCACGAGTCCCCTAGCCGAGACGCGCCCGCAAAGGAGCGTCTCTCGACTGGCATCGAGGGACTCGACGACGTACTGTACGGTGGCTTCGTCCCGAATCGGACGTACATGGTTCGAGGCGAGCCCGGTGCCGGCAAGAGCATCCTCGGGATGCACTTTCTCCGTGCCGGCCTCGAGGCGGGCGAGGACGTACTGTACATCAATCTCGAAGAGTCGACCAAGAACGTCACGGAGAACGCCGCGTCGCTCGGCTTGGACCTGGACGGCGTCGACTTTCTCGACCTGAGCCCGGACTCGGAGTATTTCGCGCGAAATCTCTCCTACGACATCTTCAGCCCTGACGAGGTCGAGGGCGGGTCCGTCACCGAGGAGATAACGAACCGCGTCGAGGAGCTCAACCCCGACCGACTGTTCATCGACCCGCTGACGCAGCTGCGGTATCTCGCCCCCGACGACTACCAGTTCCGAAAGCAGATTCTCTCGCTGATGCAGTTTTTCAACGTCCAGGGCTCGACGGTGCTGTTCACGGCACAGGCGACGGAGACGCGGCCGGACGACGACTTACAGTTCATCTGCGATGGGACGCTCAACCTGAAACGGGGTGACGAGAAGCGCACGTTGGCGGTGACGAAGTTCCGCGGGTCGGACTTCCGGAGCGGCCCGCACACGCTCACCATCAACCACGGCGGAATCGACATCTACCTCAACAAACTACCGCAGACGTTCGACCACGAGTTCGAGTCCGAGACCATCTCCTCGGGCGTCCCAGAACTCGACCAGATGCTCAACGGTGGCATCGAGCGGGGGACGGTGACCATCATCACCGGGGCGACCGGCGTCGGCAAGACGACGACCGGAATCCAGTTCATGAAGGAGGCCGCGGGTCGCGGTGAACGGTCCGTCGTCTACCTGTTCGAGGAGAACCAGCGGACGCTCATGGAGCGAAGCGACGCGGTCAACATCCCCGTCGAGCAGATGCTCAACCGCGATGCGCTCTCGATAAACGAGACGAGGTCGCTCGAACTCAGCGTCGACGAGTTCAACGAGCGGGTCCGCCGGGAGGTCGAGGAGAAAGGCGCCGAAATCGTGATGATAGACGGCATCATCGGCTACAAGTTCGCCCTGCTCGGCGAGAATGACAAACTCACGCGGAATCTCCACACGCTCTGTAAATACCTCAAGAAGAAGGGCATCTCCGTCATCCTCATAAACGAGGTGCAGGACATCACCGGGGACTTCCAGGTGACTGACGAGGGCGGCCTAAGCTATTTGGCGGACAATATTTTATTCCTTCAGCACCTCGAAGTGAACGGAGAGATGCGGAAGGTCGTCGGCGTGCTGAAGAAACGGACGAGCGACTTCGAGCGACAACTTCGGGAGTTCCGCATCACCGAGTACGGCGTGAAGATAGGCGAGCCGCTGACCGGGCTCCGCGGCATCCTCAGCGGCCGACCCAGACAACCGGACGAAGAACTCGAACCATGA
- a CDS encoding FAD-dependent oxidoreductase, which translates to MDATVAVTDVSSVGPNTVAIVLESPDGFDARPGQFVKISAAVDGEEYARFYTLSSPDAHETFEITVGVDPEEAGPFSRHLLELESGDELDISGPFGNEYYEDESHVVVLGGGPGVGAAVGLGERALRDGGSVAVIYKDDAPAHEERLADLRERGATVVVTDGDLADHVSEVYTDGAQAFVYGFADFVQEALDALEAVDADPADAKVENFG; encoded by the coding sequence ATGGACGCAACCGTCGCCGTCACCGACGTCAGTTCGGTCGGCCCGAACACGGTCGCGATCGTGCTCGAATCGCCCGACGGGTTCGACGCACGCCCTGGACAGTTCGTCAAGATATCCGCCGCCGTCGACGGCGAGGAGTACGCGCGCTTCTACACGCTCTCGTCGCCGGACGCCCACGAGACGTTCGAGATAACCGTCGGCGTCGACCCAGAGGAGGCCGGGCCGTTCAGCCGGCACCTCCTCGAGTTGGAGTCGGGCGACGAGCTCGACATCTCCGGGCCGTTCGGCAACGAGTACTACGAGGACGAGTCCCACGTCGTCGTCCTCGGGGGCGGGCCGGGCGTCGGCGCGGCCGTCGGCCTGGGTGAGCGCGCGCTCCGCGACGGCGGGTCGGTCGCGGTCATCTACAAGGACGACGCGCCCGCGCACGAGGAGCGACTCGCGGACCTCCGAGAGCGCGGCGCGACGGTCGTCGTGACCGACGGCGACCTCGCCGACCACGTCTCCGAGGTCTACACCGACGGCGCGCAGGCGTTCGTCTACGGGTTCGCCGACTTCGTTCAGGAGGCGCTCGACGCGCTCGAAGCCGTCGACGCCGACCCGGCGGACGCGAAGGTCGAGAACTTCGGCTGA
- a CDS encoding 2-oxoacid:acceptor oxidoreductase subunit alpha has protein sequence MPADFNWAIGGEAGDGIDSTGKIFAQALSRAGRHVFTSKDFASRIRGGYTAYKVRTSVDQVQSVVDRLDVLIALTPRTIEENLDELQEGSVIVYDGERTTMQGVEIPEGMIGLDVPLQSIAEEKGGAIMRNVVALGAACAVANFPIEHLDSSLEKRFGGKGQAIVDNNRKAARAGRDYVDENFDHEFDYDLETTDNDYVLLNGDEAIGMGAIAAGCRFYAGYPITPATDVMEYLTGRIEQYGGHVVQAEDELAAINLALGGARAGARAMTATSGPGIDLMTETFGLIATSETPLVIVDVMRSGPSTGMPTKQEQGDLNQMVYGGHGEIPRFTLAPTTVAECFHKTVEAFNLAEKYQTPVYLAADLAMAVTEQTFAPEEFDMDAVEIDRGKVVDDDTIGEWTNEKGQFKAHALTDDGVSPRSFPGTAGGAHMSTGLEHDELGRRTEDTDMRVEQVDKRNRKVETAQEREPWEYREFGDADSGNLVISWGSNEGAMVEAIEFLEEEGIDVRFISMPYIFPRPDLTETINDADDVIVVECNNTGQFADILEHDALTRVKRVNKYNGVRFKADELAEEIKETLSQEITA, from the coding sequence ATGCCTGCGGACTTCAACTGGGCCATCGGCGGCGAAGCCGGCGATGGCATCGACTCCACGGGGAAGATTTTCGCCCAGGCACTCTCACGGGCTGGCCGGCACGTGTTCACCTCGAAGGACTTCGCTTCGCGTATCCGCGGCGGATACACGGCGTACAAGGTCCGAACGTCGGTCGACCAGGTACAGAGTGTCGTGGACCGACTCGACGTACTCATCGCGCTCACACCGCGGACCATCGAGGAGAACCTCGACGAACTGCAGGAGGGCAGCGTCATCGTCTACGACGGCGAGCGCACCACGATGCAGGGCGTCGAGATCCCGGAGGGAATGATCGGGCTGGACGTTCCCCTCCAGAGCATCGCCGAGGAGAAAGGCGGGGCCATCATGCGCAACGTCGTCGCGCTCGGCGCGGCGTGCGCCGTCGCCAACTTCCCCATCGAACACCTCGACAGTTCGCTGGAGAAGCGCTTCGGCGGCAAGGGACAGGCCATCGTCGACAACAACCGCAAGGCCGCCCGCGCCGGCCGCGACTACGTCGACGAGAACTTCGACCACGAGTTCGACTACGACCTCGAAACCACCGACAACGACTACGTCCTCCTCAACGGCGACGAGGCCATCGGCATGGGTGCCATCGCCGCCGGGTGCCGGTTCTACGCCGGCTACCCCATCACGCCCGCGACGGACGTGATGGAGTACCTCACCGGTCGCATCGAGCAGTACGGCGGTCACGTCGTACAGGCCGAAGACGAGCTCGCGGCGATCAACCTCGCACTCGGCGGGGCACGAGCCGGCGCACGCGCGATGACCGCGACGTCCGGTCCGGGTATCGACCTGATGACCGAGACGTTCGGCCTCATCGCCACGTCCGAGACGCCGCTGGTCATCGTCGACGTGATGCGCTCGGGTCCCTCGACAGGGATGCCGACCAAGCAGGAGCAGGGCGACCTGAACCAGATGGTGTACGGCGGCCACGGCGAGATTCCGCGCTTCACGCTCGCGCCGACCACCGTCGCCGAGTGTTTCCACAAGACCGTCGAGGCGTTCAACCTCGCAGAGAAGTACCAGACGCCCGTCTACCTCGCCGCCGACCTCGCGATGGCGGTCACCGAGCAGACGTTCGCGCCCGAGGAGTTCGACATGGACGCCGTCGAGATCGACCGCGGGAAGGTCGTCGACGACGACACCATCGGCGAGTGGACCAACGAGAAGGGGCAGTTCAAGGCCCACGCGCTCACCGACGACGGCGTCAGTCCGCGTTCGTTCCCCGGAACGGCCGGCGGCGCGCACATGTCGACCGGTCTCGAACACGACGAACTCGGTCGCCGGACCGAGGACACCGACATGCGCGTCGAGCAGGTCGACAAGCGCAACCGGAAGGTCGAGACGGCGCAGGAACGCGAACCGTGGGAGTACCGCGAGTTCGGCGACGCCGACTCCGGAAACCTCGTCATCTCGTGGGGTTCCAACGAGGGTGCGATGGTCGAAGCCATCGAGTTCCTCGAAGAGGAGGGCATCGACGTCCGCTTCATCTCGATGCCGTACATCTTCCCGCGTCCGGACCTCACGGAGACCATCAACGACGCCGACGACGTCATCGTCGTCGAGTGTAACAACACCGGACAGTTCGCGGACATCCTCGAACACGACGCCCTTACCCGCGTCAAGCGCGTGAACAAGTACAACGGCGTCCGATTCAAGGCCGACGAACTGGCCGAAGAGATCAAAGAGACGCTCTCACAGGAGATTACCGCATGA
- a CDS encoding 2-oxoacid:ferredoxin oxidoreductase subunit beta: MSSDVRFTDFKSDKQPTWCPGCGDFGTMNGMMKALANTGNDPDNTFVVAGIGCSGKIGTYMHSYAMHGVHGRALPVGAGVKMANPDLEVMVAGGDGDGYSIGAGHFVHAVRRNVDMTYVVMDNRIYGLTKGQASPTSREDFETSTTPEGPKQPPVNPMALALAAGATFIAQSFSSDAMRHAEIVQEAIEHDGFGFVNVFSPCVTFNDVDTYDYFRDNLVDLAEDDDYDRHDYNAAKDRILDASKEYQGVIYQNENSVPYEKQHGLTENMAEIPDGAPDDAMDLVREFY; the protein is encoded by the coding sequence ATGAGCTCAGACGTTCGATTCACCGACTTCAAGTCCGACAAACAGCCGACGTGGTGCCCCGGATGTGGAGACTTCGGCACGATGAACGGCATGATGAAGGCGCTGGCGAACACGGGGAACGACCCCGACAACACGTTCGTCGTCGCCGGCATCGGCTGTTCCGGCAAGATCGGCACATACATGCACAGCTACGCGATGCACGGCGTCCACGGCCGCGCGCTCCCGGTCGGCGCGGGCGTGAAGATGGCCAACCCCGACCTCGAAGTGATGGTCGCGGGCGGCGACGGTGACGGCTACTCCATCGGCGCGGGCCACTTCGTCCACGCCGTCCGCCGCAACGTCGACATGACCTACGTCGTCATGGACAACCGCATCTACGGCCTCACCAAAGGTCAGGCCTCGCCGACCTCGCGCGAGGACTTCGAGACCTCGACGACCCCGGAAGGCCCGAAACAGCCGCCGGTCAACCCGATGGCGCTGGCGCTCGCGGCGGGCGCGACGTTCATCGCGCAGTCGTTCTCCTCGGACGCGATGCGACACGCCGAAATCGTCCAGGAGGCCATCGAACACGACGGATTCGGCTTCGTCAACGTGTTCAGCCCGTGCGTGACGTTCAACGACGTCGACACGTACGACTACTTCCGCGACAACCTCGTCGACCTCGCGGAGGACGACGACTACGACCGCCACGACTACAACGCGGCGAAAGACCGGATTCTCGACGCCTCCAAGGAGTACCAGGGCGTCATCTACCAGAACGAGAACTCGGTGCCGTACGAGAAGCAGCACGGCCTCACCGAGAACATGGCGGAGATTCCGGACGGCGCGCCCGACGACGCGATGGACCTCGTTCGAGAGTTCTACTGA
- a CDS encoding DUF6517 family protein yields the protein MRRTQFLVPAVVLLVVLSGCVGTDALTLESSPASIPDTALTDADYEPGESRSVVVERQLGVAGTEANVTLVGWLSSYARSDGGASVVLLSTPNPSVAGVSANPLAGETNDELVERLLGLSNQVSGDSVGELRRVGETERTILGEQATVVTYEGTVKANNLSVDGSAAQSNESVPVRFHVATVSHGDDVVVALAMHPADLDEQETLLSLFERIEHEG from the coding sequence ATGCGTCGCACACAGTTTCTGGTCCCGGCGGTCGTACTCCTCGTCGTCCTCTCCGGATGCGTCGGTACCGACGCACTGACCTTGGAGTCGTCCCCGGCATCGATACCCGATACGGCGCTGACCGACGCCGACTACGAACCCGGCGAGAGTCGCTCCGTCGTCGTCGAACGGCAACTCGGCGTCGCCGGCACCGAGGCGAACGTGACGCTCGTCGGATGGCTCTCCTCGTACGCCCGCTCCGACGGCGGCGCGTCCGTCGTGCTGCTCTCGACGCCGAACCCGAGCGTCGCCGGCGTCTCCGCGAACCCGCTCGCCGGCGAGACGAACGACGAACTCGTCGAGCGACTACTCGGTCTCTCGAATCAGGTGAGCGGCGACTCGGTCGGCGAACTCCGCCGCGTCGGCGAGACCGAGCGGACGATTCTCGGCGAGCAGGCGACCGTCGTCACCTACGAGGGCACGGTGAAGGCCAACAACCTCTCCGTCGACGGGTCGGCGGCACAGTCGAACGAGTCGGTTCCCGTGCGGTTCCACGTCGCCACCGTCAGCCACGGCGACGACGTCGTGGTCGCGCTGGCGATGCATCCCGCCGATCTCGACGAGCAAGAGACGTTGCTGTCGCTGTTCGAGCGGATCGAACACGAGGGCTGA
- a CDS encoding geranylgeranyl reductase family protein, with product MPADTYDIVVVGGGTAGAFAAATTASAGLDTVIIERKSAEAAGHIACGDAIKGKSSFPDIIDLDYLKEESFTNQSIRRAVFESPDGETLDIPLSEPGAVLDRKRYGEIILEEAERTGAEIHYDTVVQDVTQADDGTVTGVRAKRKGEAIDYEAQVTIDAAGALSLLQDKTDFSGTTFDTNVNYSQFCSAYREVVNVREPVDWDDAIVFKPTEELGYLWYFPRTATEINVGLGFQMDKKPMKLVEALKKDLHGRAEFAGATVKDKLGAALPTRRPYDSAVANGFVAVGDAAGHVNPTTGGGIPGAAKSAHRAANRAIAAIGDGDVSEEALWMYNHDVMTDFGKRFAAIDLYNIWGSVHDVDELVGIVTSVPGQQLADAVGRGGTDSMHLGLKLKTLVDTFGHWDTLFELARVRRKAGQLKEHYDRYPSRPGGFETWREVRDDIMDDVYAITGADPKY from the coding sequence ATGCCAGCGGATACGTATGATATCGTCGTAGTGGGGGGAGGTACCGCCGGAGCCTTCGCCGCCGCGACGACGGCCTCTGCGGGCCTCGACACCGTCATCATCGAGCGGAAGTCGGCGGAAGCGGCGGGTCACATCGCCTGCGGTGACGCCATCAAGGGTAAGAGCTCATTCCCGGACATCATCGACCTCGACTATCTGAAAGAGGAGTCGTTTACCAACCAGAGTATCCGACGCGCGGTGTTCGAGAGCCCGGACGGCGAGACGCTCGACATCCCGCTGTCGGAACCGGGTGCGGTGCTCGACCGCAAGCGCTACGGCGAGATAATCCTCGAAGAAGCCGAGCGCACCGGCGCGGAGATTCACTACGACACGGTCGTCCAGGACGTGACACAGGCCGACGACGGAACTGTCACCGGTGTTCGCGCCAAGCGAAAAGGCGAGGCTATCGACTACGAAGCACAGGTGACTATCGACGCTGCGGGTGCGCTCTCGCTGCTGCAGGACAAGACGGACTTCTCGGGGACGACGTTCGACACGAACGTCAACTACTCGCAGTTCTGCTCGGCGTACCGCGAAGTCGTCAACGTTCGAGAACCCGTCGACTGGGACGACGCCATCGTCTTCAAGCCGACCGAGGAACTGGGCTATCTCTGGTACTTCCCGCGCACGGCGACTGAGATCAACGTCGGCCTCGGCTTCCAGATGGACAAAAAACCGATGAAACTCGTCGAGGCGCTGAAGAAGGATCTCCACGGCCGGGCGGAGTTCGCGGGCGCGACGGTCAAAGACAAACTCGGTGCGGCACTGCCGACCCGCCGACCGTACGACTCGGCGGTCGCAAACGGTTTCGTCGCCGTCGGCGACGCGGCGGGCCACGTCAACCCGACCACCGGCGGCGGCATCCCCGGGGCGGCCAAGTCCGCCCACCGGGCGGCCAACCGCGCCATCGCGGCCATCGGCGACGGCGACGTGAGCGAGGAGGCGCTGTGGATGTACAACCACGACGTGATGACCGACTTCGGCAAGCGCTTCGCGGCCATCGACCTCTACAACATCTGGGGCAGCGTCCACGACGTGGACGAACTCGTCGGCATCGTCACGTCGGTGCCCGGCCAGCAACTGGCCGACGCCGTCGGTCGCGGCGGCACCGACTCGATGCATCTCGGACTGAAACTCAAGACGCTCGTAGACACGTTCGGCCACTGGGACACGCTGTTCGAGTTGGCTCGCGTCCGCCGGAAGGCGGGCCAACTGAAGGAACACTACGACCGCTACCCGTCGCGTCCGGGCGGGTTCGAGACGTGGCGCGAGGTGCGCGACGACATCATGGACGACGTGTACGCCATTACCGGCGCGGACCCGAAGTACTGA